GTGGCGGGGAAGGTCGTCATCACGGGCCCCGACCAGGCTTCTTCCTCGAAGGTAACCCTCATTGTGATGGGCGGTCACATCGGCGTGGACGTCGGGATGCCGATCCCGGGGGAGTACACGTTCACGGCGGATGTCGAATCCGCCGACAAGAAGGGGAGCGCCACGTTCTCCTATACGTTGAAGTGAGCGGGGCGGGACCGGGTCAGCCGGGTGCTCCTCCGGCCCCGTCCGGCGCATAATGTCGGTGTAGTCCTTCGAACCGGAGGTGGAGCGAAATGCCTTTCGTGAACATCAAGATCACTCGCGACGACGTGACGCCGGAGAAGAAGGCCGAGGTGATCCGCGGGGTGACGAAGGTGCTGGTGGACGTGCTGGGGAAAAACCCAGCGACCACGATGGTGCTGATCGAAGAGGTGGAGACGGACAACTGGGGGCTCGGCGGGGAGACCGTCACCGCCCGGCGCAAGTCCGGGCGCTGACCGGTGGAATTCATCGTCATCGAACGGACCGCAACGGGAAAGAGGTCCTTCGCGGGGCGGATCCTGCGGGTTGCCGCCCTCCTTCTCCTGTTCGGGGGGCTTGCACCTCCGGAAGTGTCGCCCGGCCCTGCCGACGTTCCCGGCGACCCCTCTTCACGCGGCGGAATGGTTGGGGACAATTCCTTCCTTCTCCCCGGGAATGTCCGCGTTTCCGAGCGTCTCTTCGGTCTCCCGGGACTCACCAACGTCGGTCGCGTGGCGCCCGGAATCTTTCGGGGCGCCCAGCCGGAACCCGAGGGGTACGCCA
The sequence above is a segment of the Deltaproteobacteria bacterium genome. Coding sequences within it:
- a CDS encoding 4-oxalocrotonate tautomerase family protein, with product MPFVNIKITRDDVTPEKKAEVIRGVTKVLVDVLGKNPATTMVLIEEVETDNWGLGGETVTARRKSGR